A region from the Aegilops tauschii subsp. strangulata cultivar AL8/78 chromosome 5, Aet v6.0, whole genome shotgun sequence genome encodes:
- the LOC109746060 gene encoding uncharacterized protein isoform X1, translating to MAMVDEPLYPIAVLIDELKNEDIQLRLNSIRRLSTIARALGEERTRKELIPFLSENNDDEDEVLLAMAEELGVFIPYVGGVEHAHVLLPPLETLSTVEETCVRDKAVESLCRIGAQMKENDIVDYFIAVVKRLAAGEWFTARVSSCGLFHIAYPSATDPLKTELRTIYGQLCQDDMPMVRRAAASNLGKFAATVEQSHLKTEIMSIFDDLTQDDQDSVRLLAVEGCAALGKLLEPQDCVAHILPVIVNFSQDKSWRVRYMVANQLYELCEAVGPEPTRADLVPAYVRLLRDNEAEVRIAAAGKVTKFCRILSPQLAIQHILPCVKELSSDSSQHVRSALASVIMGMAPVLGKDATIEQLLPIFLSLLKDEFPDVRLNIISKLDQVNQVIGIDLLSQSLLPAIVELAEDRHWRVRLAIIEYIPLLASQLGVGFFDDKLGALCMQWLEDKVFSIREAAANNLKRLAEEFGPEWAMQHIIPQVLEKINNPHYLYRMTILQAISLLAPVMGAEITCQKLLPVVINSSKDRVPNIKFNVAKVLQSLVPILDQSVAEKTVKPCLVELSEDPDVDVRYYANQALQACDQIMMSS from the exons ATGGCTATGGTCGATGAGCCTCTCTATCCAATTGCCGTGCTGATAGATGAGCTTAAAAATGAAGATATTCAATTGCGCCTGAACTCCATCAGAAGACTTTCCACTATTGCACGGGCACTTGGAGAAGAAAGAACCAGGAAGGAACTGATTCCTTTCCTCAGCGAAAacaatgatgatgaagatgaggtGCTTCTTGCAATGGCTGAAGAATTGGGTGTGTTCATTCCTTATGTTGGGGGTGTAGAGCATGCTCATGTTTTGCTCCCACCATTGGAGACATTGTCTACGGTGGAGGAAACCTGTGTCCGAGACAAAGCAGTTGAGTCGTTGTGCCGTATTGGTGCACAGATGAAAGAAAATGACATTGTTGACTATTTCATTGCAGTAGTAAAG AGGCTAGCGGCTGGTGAGTGGTTTACAGCTAGAGTATCATCCTGTGGTCTTTTCCATATAGCCTATCCAAGTGCCACCGATCCGTTGAAAACAGAACTGAGGACTATTTATGGCCAGTTATGCCAAGATGACATGCCTATGGTCAGAAGGGCAGCTGCATCAAATCTTGGGAAGTTTGCTGCCACTGTTGAACAGAGCCATTTGAAGACAGAAATCATGTCGATCTTTGATGATCTTACCCAAGATG ATCAAGATTCAGTACGTTTATTGGCAGTTGAAGGCTGTGCCGCTCTTGGAAAATTGTTAGAACCCCAAGATTGTGTAGCCCATATCCTTCCAGTCATTGTTAATTTCTCCCAG GATAAATCTTGGCGTGTCCGTTATATGGTTGCAAACCAGTTGTATGAGCTCTGCGAGGCAGTTGGTCCTGAGCCTACAAG AGCAGACCTGGTGCCTGCATATGTTCGCCTCCTCCGTGATAATGAGGCTGAAGTGCGGATAGCAGCTGCCGGAAAAGTTACTAAGTTCTGTAGGATATTAAGTCCACAGCTTGCAATTCAGCACATTCTGCCGTGTGTTAAG GAATTGTCATCAGATTCGTCTCAGCATGTTCGCTCAGCTTTGGCTTCAGTCATCATGGGAATGGCCCCTGTCTTGGGGAAG GATGCTACCATTGAACAACTTCTTCCTATTTTTCTTTCTTTGCTGAAGGATGAATTTCCTGATGTTCGACTCAACATAATCAGCAAGCTTGATCAAGTTAATCAG GTCATTGGAATTGACTTGCTGTCGCAATCTCTATTGCCGGCTATTGTAGAACTTGCGGAGGATAGGCACTGGAGGGTTCGCCTTGCAATAATTGAGTACATCCCTCTGCTGGCTAGTCAGTTAGGTGTTGGGTTTTTTGATGACAAGCTGGGGGCACTTTGCATGCAATGGTTGGAAGATAAG GTTTTCTCGATCAGAGAAGCTGCCGCAAACAACTTGAAGCGCCTGGCGGAGGAGTTTGGTCCAGAGTGGGCAATGCAACATATAATTCCTCAG GTGTTGGAGAAGATAAACAACCCACATTATCTGTATCGCATGACCATCCTGCAAGCTATCTCATTGCTAGCCCCTGTCATGGGTGCAGAAATAACATGCCAAAAGCTGCTCCCTGTTGTCATTAATTCCTCGAAGGACAG AGTGCCGAACATCAAATTCAATGTTGCGAAAGTTCTGCAGTCGCTTGTACCAATCCTTGATCAATCT GTCGCTGAGAAGACTGTGAAGCCATGCCTTGTCGAGCTGAGCGAGGACCCTGATGTGGATGTACGATACTATGCAAACCAGGCCCTTCAGGCGTGTGACCAGATCATGATGTCTAGCTAA
- the LOC109746060 gene encoding uncharacterized protein isoform X2 produces MAMVDEPLYPIAVLIDELKNEDIQLRLNSIRRLSTIARALGEERTRKELIPFLSENNDDEDEVLLAMAEELGVFIPYVGGVEHAHVLLPPLETLSTVEETCVRDKAVESLCRIGAQMKENDIVDYFIAVVKRLAAGEWFTARVSSCGLFHIAYPSATDPLKTELRTIYGQLCQDDMPMVRRAAASNLGKFAATVEQSHLKTEIMSIFDDLTQDDQDSVRLLAVEGCAALGKLLEPQDCVAHILPVIVNFSQDKSWRVRYMVANQLYELCEAVGPEPTRADLVPAYVRLLRDNEAEVRIAAAGKVTKFCRILSPQLAIQHILPCVKELSSDSSQHVRSALASVIMGMAPVLGKDATIEQLLPIFLSLLKDEFPDVRLNIISKLDQVNQVIGIDLLSQSLLPAIVELAEDRHWRVRLAIIEYIPLLASQLGVGFFDDKLGALCMQWLEDKVFSIREAAANNLKRLAEEFGPEWAMQHIIPQVLEKINNPHYLYRMTILQAISLLAPVMGAEITCQKLLPVVINSSKDRVPNIKFNVAKVLQSLVPILDQSTVKPCLVELSEDPDVDVRYYANQALQACDQIMMSS; encoded by the exons ATGGCTATGGTCGATGAGCCTCTCTATCCAATTGCCGTGCTGATAGATGAGCTTAAAAATGAAGATATTCAATTGCGCCTGAACTCCATCAGAAGACTTTCCACTATTGCACGGGCACTTGGAGAAGAAAGAACCAGGAAGGAACTGATTCCTTTCCTCAGCGAAAacaatgatgatgaagatgaggtGCTTCTTGCAATGGCTGAAGAATTGGGTGTGTTCATTCCTTATGTTGGGGGTGTAGAGCATGCTCATGTTTTGCTCCCACCATTGGAGACATTGTCTACGGTGGAGGAAACCTGTGTCCGAGACAAAGCAGTTGAGTCGTTGTGCCGTATTGGTGCACAGATGAAAGAAAATGACATTGTTGACTATTTCATTGCAGTAGTAAAG AGGCTAGCGGCTGGTGAGTGGTTTACAGCTAGAGTATCATCCTGTGGTCTTTTCCATATAGCCTATCCAAGTGCCACCGATCCGTTGAAAACAGAACTGAGGACTATTTATGGCCAGTTATGCCAAGATGACATGCCTATGGTCAGAAGGGCAGCTGCATCAAATCTTGGGAAGTTTGCTGCCACTGTTGAACAGAGCCATTTGAAGACAGAAATCATGTCGATCTTTGATGATCTTACCCAAGATG ATCAAGATTCAGTACGTTTATTGGCAGTTGAAGGCTGTGCCGCTCTTGGAAAATTGTTAGAACCCCAAGATTGTGTAGCCCATATCCTTCCAGTCATTGTTAATTTCTCCCAG GATAAATCTTGGCGTGTCCGTTATATGGTTGCAAACCAGTTGTATGAGCTCTGCGAGGCAGTTGGTCCTGAGCCTACAAG AGCAGACCTGGTGCCTGCATATGTTCGCCTCCTCCGTGATAATGAGGCTGAAGTGCGGATAGCAGCTGCCGGAAAAGTTACTAAGTTCTGTAGGATATTAAGTCCACAGCTTGCAATTCAGCACATTCTGCCGTGTGTTAAG GAATTGTCATCAGATTCGTCTCAGCATGTTCGCTCAGCTTTGGCTTCAGTCATCATGGGAATGGCCCCTGTCTTGGGGAAG GATGCTACCATTGAACAACTTCTTCCTATTTTTCTTTCTTTGCTGAAGGATGAATTTCCTGATGTTCGACTCAACATAATCAGCAAGCTTGATCAAGTTAATCAG GTCATTGGAATTGACTTGCTGTCGCAATCTCTATTGCCGGCTATTGTAGAACTTGCGGAGGATAGGCACTGGAGGGTTCGCCTTGCAATAATTGAGTACATCCCTCTGCTGGCTAGTCAGTTAGGTGTTGGGTTTTTTGATGACAAGCTGGGGGCACTTTGCATGCAATGGTTGGAAGATAAG GTTTTCTCGATCAGAGAAGCTGCCGCAAACAACTTGAAGCGCCTGGCGGAGGAGTTTGGTCCAGAGTGGGCAATGCAACATATAATTCCTCAG GTGTTGGAGAAGATAAACAACCCACATTATCTGTATCGCATGACCATCCTGCAAGCTATCTCATTGCTAGCCCCTGTCATGGGTGCAGAAATAACATGCCAAAAGCTGCTCCCTGTTGTCATTAATTCCTCGAAGGACAG AGTGCCGAACATCAAATTCAATGTTGCGAAAGTTCTGCAGTCGCTTGTACCAATCCTTGATCAATCT ACTGTGAAGCCATGCCTTGTCGAGCTGAGCGAGGACCCTGATGTGGATGTACGATACTATGCAAACCAGGCCCTTCAGGCGTGTGACCAGATCATGATGTCTAGCTAA